A single genomic interval of Mycobacterium sp. DL592 harbors:
- the upp gene encoding uracil phosphoribosyltransferase has translation MDVTVVDHPLASARLSTLRDERTDNAGFRSALRDLTHMLVYEATRNLLCEEITITTPLTDTVGARLARPPLLVPVLRAGLGMVDQAHALIPEAKVGFVGVARDESTHQPTPYLESLPADLSAQPVMVLDPMLATGGSMAYTIGLLHGRGAVDITVVCVVCAPEGIAALEKAAPEARLFTAAVDDGLNDIAYIVPGLGDAGDRQFGPR, from the coding sequence ATGGACGTGACTGTCGTCGACCACCCACTGGCTTCCGCGCGGCTGAGTACGCTGCGTGATGAGCGCACCGACAACGCCGGATTCCGGTCTGCGTTGCGCGACCTGACCCACATGCTCGTCTACGAGGCCACCAGGAATCTGCTCTGCGAGGAGATCACCATCACGACCCCGCTGACGGACACCGTCGGCGCGCGACTGGCCCGGCCACCACTTCTGGTGCCCGTCCTGCGAGCCGGGCTGGGCATGGTGGACCAGGCGCACGCGCTCATCCCCGAGGCCAAGGTCGGGTTCGTCGGCGTCGCACGCGACGAGAGCACGCATCAGCCCACGCCCTACCTGGAGTCGCTGCCCGCCGATCTGAGCGCCCAGCCGGTGATGGTGCTCGACCCGATGCTGGCCACCGGCGGGTCGATGGCGTACACGATCGGCCTGCTGCACGGCCGCGGCGCGGTGGACATCACCGTGGTGTGCGTGGTGTGCGCACCGGAAGGCATTGCGGCGCTGGAGAAAGCCGCTCCCGAGGCCAGGCTGTTCACCGCTGCGGTCGACGACGGACTCAACGACATCGCCTATATCGTGCCCGGTCTCGGCGATGCCGGTGACCGCCAGTTCGGGCCGCGCTGA
- a CDS encoding amino acid--[acyl-carrier-protein] ligase — MSSTSEVLVDPLQRARQQFHAELVEAGLLVPMGIDGLYGRGGDFERIVDGIDVAVRRKGRQVHGERAKVLRFPPVFTRAAFENTDYIASFPNLTGAVSTFTGDNRDHRALLADRDAGRPWDGHLHPAGTMLVPAACHPSYSTLPKVLPDGGQLMDIYGYCFRHEPAIDPARMQAFRMHEFVIVGTAEQAETHRDAWVGHGMAVLAELGLDAAAVPANDPFFGRVGKMLAANQRDEGLKTELTVRLYGDLDDGTAIVSANCHRDHFGETFGLRTADGAVAHSACVGFGMERIALALLRTHGLQPDAWPPSVQAALSW, encoded by the coding sequence GTGAGTTCGACCAGTGAGGTTCTGGTCGACCCGTTGCAGCGGGCGCGTCAGCAATTCCACGCCGAGTTGGTCGAGGCCGGCCTGTTGGTGCCGATGGGCATCGACGGCCTGTACGGGCGTGGCGGAGACTTCGAGCGGATCGTCGACGGGATCGACGTCGCGGTCCGGCGCAAGGGCCGCCAGGTGCACGGCGAGCGCGCCAAGGTTCTTCGTTTCCCGCCCGTGTTCACCCGGGCTGCCTTCGAGAACACCGACTACATCGCGTCCTTTCCGAATCTGACCGGCGCGGTGTCGACCTTCACCGGCGACAACCGTGACCACCGGGCTCTGCTGGCCGATCGCGACGCAGGCCGGCCGTGGGACGGCCACCTGCACCCGGCCGGCACCATGCTCGTGCCGGCGGCCTGCCACCCCAGTTACTCGACGCTGCCGAAGGTCCTGCCCGACGGCGGCCAGCTGATGGACATTTACGGCTACTGCTTTCGGCACGAGCCGGCCATCGACCCCGCACGTATGCAGGCATTCCGGATGCACGAGTTCGTGATCGTCGGGACTGCTGAGCAGGCCGAGACTCATCGTGACGCCTGGGTCGGGCACGGCATGGCGGTGCTCGCGGAACTCGGCCTCGATGCCGCAGCCGTACCCGCCAATGACCCGTTCTTCGGCCGGGTGGGCAAGATGCTCGCCGCCAACCAGCGCGACGAGGGGCTCAAGACCGAGTTGACCGTCCGGCTGTACGGCGACCTCGATGACGGAACCGCGATCGTGTCGGCCAACTGCCACCGCGACCATTTCGGTGAGACGTTCGGTCTGCGCACCGCCGACGGCGCCGTCGCCCACAGCGCGTGCGTCGGCTTCGGAATGGAACGCATTGCGCTGGCTCTATTGCGTACGCACGGCCTGCAGCCGGATGCCTGGCCCCCGTCAGTGCAGGCGGCGCTGAGCTGGTGA
- a CDS encoding phospho-sugar mutase, with protein MTPEEWIAHDPDPVTAAELAGCDPDELAARFARPLNFGTAGLRGPVRGGPDAMNVAVVTRASWAVAAALKDRCLGGSTVVVGRDARHGSDAFAAATAEVLAAQGFSVVALPEPVPTPVVAYAVRALGAAAGVQITASHNPAADNGYKVYFDGGMQIISPTDRDIEAAMAAAPAADEIPRQPVTPADTELVEQYVQRAAAVRRGSGSVRVALTAMHGVGGELALRALALAGFDDVRTVTSQFAPDPDFPTVAFPNPEEPGATDALLELAARTGAHVAVALDPDADRCAVGIPTVDGWRMLSGNETGWLLGDYILSTLPSGAAATSVVASSIVSSQLLAAIAADHGAHHVQTLTGFKWLARADAGVAGANLVYAYEEAIGHCVDPAAVRDKDGISAAVLACDLVASLAAQGYSIPDALDRLALRHGVHTTAALSRRVGDPAQAAAIMAGLRSSPPNELAGFPVTASDLLQARGQQRTDALILSGGDWQTSVRVVIRPSGTEPKIKCYTEVRRAVTGDLAAARAAARSIEERLLDAARRW; from the coding sequence GTGACACCCGAGGAATGGATCGCCCACGATCCCGACCCGGTCACCGCCGCCGAGTTGGCCGGCTGCGACCCCGACGAACTCGCCGCGCGGTTCGCCCGGCCGCTGAACTTCGGCACCGCCGGGCTGCGCGGGCCGGTGCGCGGTGGGCCCGACGCCATGAACGTGGCGGTGGTGACGCGGGCCAGCTGGGCGGTGGCCGCGGCGCTGAAGGATCGCTGCCTCGGCGGATCGACGGTCGTGGTCGGCCGAGACGCCCGCCACGGGTCGGATGCCTTCGCCGCAGCGACCGCTGAAGTGCTTGCCGCCCAGGGATTTTCGGTGGTGGCACTGCCGGAACCGGTGCCGACGCCGGTGGTGGCCTATGCGGTGCGTGCGCTCGGAGCCGCCGCGGGTGTGCAGATCACCGCCTCACACAATCCGGCCGCTGACAACGGCTACAAGGTCTACTTCGACGGCGGCATGCAGATCATCTCGCCGACCGACCGGGACATCGAGGCCGCCATGGCCGCCGCCCCTGCCGCCGACGAGATTCCCCGCCAACCCGTCACCCCAGCTGACACCGAACTGGTCGAGCAGTACGTCCAGCGCGCGGCAGCGGTGCGGCGCGGCTCGGGCTCGGTACGGGTGGCACTGACGGCGATGCACGGGGTCGGTGGCGAGCTCGCACTGCGCGCGCTGGCCCTGGCCGGGTTCGACGACGTTCGCACGGTCACAAGCCAATTCGCGCCTGATCCCGACTTTCCGACGGTGGCGTTCCCCAATCCCGAAGAGCCCGGCGCCACCGATGCCCTGCTGGAGCTGGCAGCACGCACCGGCGCACACGTCGCGGTTGCGCTGGATCCCGACGCCGACCGCTGCGCCGTCGGCATCCCCACCGTGGACGGCTGGCGGATGCTCTCGGGCAATGAAACAGGTTGGCTTCTCGGTGATTACATCCTCTCGACGCTACCGTCCGGCGCAGCCGCCACCAGCGTCGTCGCCAGCAGCATCGTGTCCTCTCAGCTGCTGGCCGCGATCGCGGCCGATCACGGTGCCCACCATGTGCAGACGCTGACCGGCTTCAAGTGGCTGGCTCGGGCCGATGCCGGCGTGGCCGGTGCGAACCTGGTGTACGCCTACGAGGAGGCGATCGGCCACTGCGTGGATCCGGCGGCGGTGCGTGACAAGGACGGCATCAGCGCCGCCGTGCTCGCCTGCGATCTCGTGGCATCCCTTGCCGCCCAAGGCTATTCGATACCCGATGCTCTGGACCGACTGGCACTGCGACACGGTGTACACACCACCGCCGCGCTCTCGCGTCGGGTCGGCGATCCGGCGCAGGCCGCGGCGATCATGGCCGGCCTACGGTCCAGCCCGCCCAATGAGCTGGCCGGGTTCCCCGTCACCGCCAGCGACCTTCTGCAGGCCCGTGGCCAGCAGCGCACCGACGCCCTCATCCTGTCCGGTGGCGACTGGCAGACCTCGGTACGGGTGGTCATCCGCCCGTCGGGCACCGAACCGAAGATCAAGTGCTACACCGAAGTTCGCCGGGCCGTCACCGGCGACCTGGCCGCAGCGCGCGCGGCGGCCCGCAGCATCGAAGAGCGGCTCCTCGACGCGGCGCGACGCTGGTAG
- a CDS encoding acyl carrier protein, which yields MQERIREVLAAHGRMPVDPHSIDSDADLYKLGLTSHASVNVMLALEDEFDIEFPDEALKKSTFASVTNIARVVGSLAESPV from the coding sequence ATGCAGGAGCGGATTCGTGAGGTCCTCGCGGCACATGGCCGCATGCCGGTCGATCCACACAGCATCGACAGCGACGCCGACCTCTACAAGCTGGGGTTGACCTCGCACGCGTCGGTGAACGTAATGCTGGCATTGGAAGACGAATTCGATATCGAGTTTCCCGATGAGGCACTGAAGAAGTCGACGTTCGCATCGGTGACGAACATCGCCCGCGTGGTGGGCAGCCTCGCCGAATCGCCCGTGTGA
- a CDS encoding acyl-CoA dehydrogenase family protein gives MEDRLLAPGPATSASPQLSAVIKAAAAAADDVDRKARFPSEAVESLKEAKLLSCSIPEALGGGSVRIGELASAARAIGGACSSAAMVFAMHHTQALTLAHHGSTGEIAQLTATIAAREALLASATTEISTGGDVRSSTCAVLVDGDEVTLEKNAPVISYAEYADYICTTARRGPDSPANDQVLLVCPAPDTTLEKTSTWDVLGFRGTCSPGFQLKSRTSSKNIVPVDYSTISEYTMLPSSHTLWASVWLGIADAALIKARQVIRKGARSGRSDIGAGAAKLADLTGIHQTFESLVMREVQRYDEFLRSGQTEPTVGFTIAMNNLKLGASAAVVDVVVGALQLIGINGYREDHEASMSRLLRDAFGPQLMVSNDRIRANNAQLAFVHRG, from the coding sequence ATGGAAGACCGTCTTCTCGCCCCCGGACCGGCCACGTCTGCCTCCCCCCAGCTATCAGCCGTGATCAAGGCGGCAGCCGCGGCGGCCGACGATGTCGACCGTAAGGCGCGGTTCCCCTCGGAAGCTGTGGAGTCGCTGAAGGAGGCAAAGCTTCTCTCGTGTTCGATTCCCGAGGCTCTGGGCGGTGGGTCGGTTCGCATCGGCGAGTTAGCCAGCGCCGCGCGGGCGATCGGTGGCGCGTGCAGTTCGGCGGCGATGGTTTTCGCTATGCATCACACCCAGGCGCTGACGCTGGCCCACCACGGCAGCACCGGGGAGATTGCCCAACTCACCGCGACGATCGCCGCCAGGGAAGCGCTGCTGGCCTCGGCGACGACCGAGATCTCCACCGGCGGTGACGTGCGGTCCTCGACGTGCGCGGTGCTCGTCGACGGCGACGAGGTCACGCTGGAGAAGAACGCGCCGGTGATCTCCTACGCCGAGTACGCCGACTACATCTGCACCACGGCGCGCCGCGGCCCGGACAGCCCCGCCAACGACCAAGTACTGCTGGTGTGCCCGGCCCCTGACACGACGCTGGAGAAAACCAGCACCTGGGACGTACTGGGATTTCGCGGCACCTGCAGTCCCGGGTTCCAGCTGAAGAGTCGAACGTCGTCGAAAAATATTGTGCCGGTCGACTATTCGACGATATCCGAGTACACGATGTTGCCTTCCTCGCATACTCTGTGGGCTTCGGTCTGGCTGGGTATCGCCGACGCGGCGCTGATCAAGGCGCGCCAGGTAATCCGCAAAGGCGCACGCTCGGGACGTTCCGATATTGGGGCCGGCGCCGCCAAATTGGCCGACCTGACCGGCATTCACCAGACGTTCGAGTCGCTGGTGATGCGAGAAGTGCAGCGTTACGACGAATTTCTGCGGTCGGGCCAAACCGAACCAACGGTCGGTTTTACCATTGCCATGAACAACTTGAAGCTGGGCGCTTCCGCTGCGGTTGTCGATGTGGTCGTCGGAGCGCTGCAACTGATCGGCATCAACGGCTACCGTGAGGACCACGAGGCCTCCATGAGCCGGCTGTTGCGGGACGCGTTCGGTCCTCAGCTGATGGTGTCCAACGACCGGATCCGCGCGAACAACGCCCAGTTGGCGTTCGTTCACCGGGGATGA
- a CDS encoding teichoic acid transporter — MTQGHEATAELKRSFSWRVVAAAAGMIATFLLTVIVVRTLDDKDAAGFFAILAALSIGPLVGRLGLGPNVVRLIPAEPDHDKRRIIAGTHLRATALLTLPSAPVVAFFATAGLVGHGDFIPAFFLTTAIIMIETLRLMLSDIFAAYGRVPASVATMHYIRSTMVLPVVGVVAFALERPTLTVLLSAYVAVAAVQFLVALAFARRDVAISKSVGIASLRAAIGNGTRLFSLELSSFLMMSGTIWLANMAFSPVTATHYSAAATIAMQVTILESLAALAVTPPAARLWADSKKEHVVRLLSNVATVNTAVTICLVIALGLFGGIALQTAYGPSMRDAATLLVILAASGIVQAALNVNISLLIIGGFINEVSRTAVIVLAIVLPCAIVAAIVGGPLPLAIVSSCGVALLSVAEWLTARRVLDQAPHAHRHLIAAARELLERPPGSVALGT, encoded by the coding sequence GTGACCCAGGGCCATGAGGCGACCGCCGAGCTCAAGCGCAGCTTTTCCTGGCGGGTAGTGGCCGCGGCTGCGGGGATGATCGCCACGTTCCTGCTCACGGTCATCGTGGTGCGCACACTCGACGACAAGGACGCGGCGGGATTCTTCGCGATCCTGGCCGCACTGTCCATCGGACCGCTGGTCGGGCGGCTGGGATTGGGCCCCAACGTGGTTCGGCTGATTCCAGCCGAACCGGACCACGACAAGCGCCGCATCATCGCCGGCACCCACCTTCGCGCGACAGCGCTGCTGACTTTGCCGTCGGCGCCCGTGGTGGCGTTCTTTGCGACCGCTGGCCTGGTCGGTCACGGTGACTTCATCCCCGCGTTCTTCCTCACCACCGCGATCATCATGATCGAGACACTGCGACTGATGCTCAGCGACATCTTCGCTGCGTACGGGCGGGTGCCTGCCTCGGTGGCGACCATGCACTACATCCGCAGCACGATGGTGCTGCCCGTGGTCGGTGTGGTGGCGTTCGCCTTGGAGCGCCCGACCCTGACGGTACTTCTGTCGGCCTATGTGGCGGTTGCGGCCGTGCAGTTCCTCGTCGCCCTGGCATTCGCGCGGCGCGACGTCGCGATCTCGAAGTCGGTTGGCATTGCGTCACTGCGCGCCGCAATCGGTAACGGAACCCGGCTGTTCAGCCTGGAGTTGTCGTCGTTCCTGATGATGTCGGGCACCATCTGGCTGGCAAATATGGCGTTCTCACCCGTCACCGCCACCCACTACTCGGCGGCGGCCACCATCGCCATGCAGGTCACCATCCTGGAAAGCCTTGCCGCCCTTGCTGTTACACCACCCGCAGCACGATTGTGGGCGGACAGCAAGAAGGAGCACGTGGTGCGACTGTTGTCGAACGTCGCCACAGTCAACACCGCCGTCACGATCTGCCTGGTTATCGCGCTCGGCCTGTTCGGCGGGATTGCGCTGCAGACGGCGTACGGTCCGTCGATGCGCGATGCGGCCACGCTGCTGGTGATCCTCGCCGCCAGCGGCATCGTGCAGGCGGCGCTGAACGTCAACATCTCGCTGCTCATCATCGGCGGCTTCATCAACGAGGTCAGCCGCACCGCGGTGATCGTGCTGGCGATCGTGCTGCCCTGCGCCATCGTCGCGGCCATCGTTGGCGGACCGCTGCCGTTGGCGATCGTGTCCTCGTGCGGAGTGGCCCTGCTGTCGGTCGCCGAATGGCTCACCGCGCGACGCGTGCTGGATCAAGCCCCGCATGCACACCGTCATCTCATCGCGGCCGCCCGCGAACTGCTGGAGCGCCCGCCCGGTTCGGTGGCGCTCGGCACGTGA
- a CDS encoding holo-ACP synthase yields MIEGIRVGCDVVAVNEVAESMATFGDRYLQRVFTPAELDDCAGSAERLAARFAAKEAVIKVFAEPDAHFPLQEIEVRSTGSAPTLHLTGATAERARAQGWGQTEVSLSHAECHAMAVVVVACQK; encoded by the coding sequence GTGATCGAGGGGATCCGGGTCGGCTGTGACGTAGTGGCCGTCAACGAGGTCGCCGAGTCGATGGCGACATTCGGCGATCGTTACCTGCAAAGGGTGTTCACCCCGGCCGAACTCGACGACTGCGCCGGATCGGCCGAACGGCTCGCCGCACGATTCGCCGCCAAGGAAGCCGTCATCAAGGTTTTCGCCGAACCGGACGCGCATTTCCCGCTGCAGGAGATCGAGGTGCGCAGCACCGGATCGGCGCCGACGCTGCATTTGACCGGGGCAACCGCCGAGCGCGCCCGGGCACAGGGATGGGGCCAGACTGAGGTCTCGCTGTCGCACGCAGAGTGCCACGCGATGGCCGTTGTGGTCGTGGCCTGCCAGAAATGA
- a CDS encoding DUF1839 family protein, with protein MSLAVCAEPETHRPHFTHSPERIWPETNCYFDLWIELLHALGLDPVPSFASALSADHDGMHWSFLKPLPEDLRRLYGLEVTEENVWMPVLETVESGPPRGVLHTVEVDSWWLPDTAGTSYRTEHVKTTIVPTRVDRDRKLMWYLHNAGLYELRNDDFDGVFGETDPSATVLLPYIEAIRRFPDRREDDALLRITTEHLSRRPDGNPVERLADGLGRAAEWLPSAGMPRFHRWAFANLRQCGATAELAADFAVHLDGVRPGTAHAEGHFRAVASGAKSVQFKMARLANGRSVDVGAGLAEMARDWQTAMDSLAAAVG; from the coding sequence GTGAGCCTCGCAGTTTGCGCTGAGCCTGAAACTCACCGGCCACACTTCACGCATTCCCCCGAACGAATCTGGCCGGAGACGAATTGTTACTTCGATCTCTGGATCGAATTGCTGCATGCGCTCGGGCTGGACCCGGTGCCTTCTTTTGCCAGCGCGCTCTCGGCCGATCACGACGGGATGCACTGGTCGTTCCTCAAACCGCTGCCGGAAGACCTTCGTCGTCTCTACGGTCTCGAGGTAACCGAGGAGAACGTCTGGATGCCGGTTCTGGAGACCGTGGAGTCCGGTCCGCCGCGCGGGGTGCTGCACACCGTCGAGGTGGACAGCTGGTGGCTGCCTGACACCGCCGGCACCAGCTACCGAACCGAGCATGTCAAGACCACGATCGTGCCCACCCGGGTCGACCGGGACCGCAAGCTGATGTGGTACCTGCACAACGCCGGCCTCTACGAGTTGCGCAACGATGACTTCGACGGAGTGTTCGGCGAGACCGACCCATCCGCGACGGTGCTGCTGCCCTACATCGAGGCGATCCGCCGTTTCCCGGACCGCCGCGAGGATGACGCGCTGCTCCGGATCACCACCGAGCATCTGTCCCGGCGCCCGGACGGCAACCCGGTCGAGCGCCTGGCTGACGGACTCGGCCGGGCCGCCGAGTGGCTGCCCAGTGCCGGCATGCCGCGGTTTCATCGCTGGGCGTTCGCCAACCTGCGGCAGTGCGGTGCCACGGCTGAGCTGGCCGCGGACTTCGCCGTCCACCTCGACGGTGTCCGCCCGGGAACCGCGCACGCCGAGGGCCACTTCCGCGCTGTCGCATCCGGTGCCAAGTCGGTGCAGTTCAAGATGGCGCGCTTGGCCAACGGCCGGTCCGTCGACGTGGGGGCAGGCCTGGCCGAGATGGCGCGCGACTGGCAGACCGCCATGGACTCCCTTGCGGCCGCGGTGGGTTGA
- a CDS encoding glycoside hydrolase family 2 protein, translated as MLDRWQVVRTRAGEFGKPEELAELWPDGLELDGAAPVATLAPVDDDHDWWHRATLLADEPVVVEFAGLSFPATVFVDGQQAAQCVSMFLPVRVPVGPGAHDIAVCFHALNGWLTTRRPRGRWRSSLVGPPGLRWARTTLLGRAPVYGDVPVPIGFWRPVTVTAQRAVLDIVVTPDPDSGIVEVTGSAPGGELAYTIEGPDGLVVTDGRAPVTNCVFTIREQITAPELWWPRGYGPQPLYRLRLSLDGHQIAPRTFGFRSLSALETDGGFGLRVNGVDVFCRGATWFPPDPVALTVDDATLRGQVSALADAGANMIRIVGGLVPEQPEFFEICAELGVLVWQDAMLATFDPPAELTGVIVEEVTTILRAAAGNPALAVVSGGSETLQRPEMLGLDAGARAIDLIDVALPEAVAQTAAVAYVCSSPAPPPGGDDLAIRPDTGVAHWFGVGGYLRPLSDVRTAGVRFAAECLAFANPPSAAAVERHFGSAAVAGHDPRWKAGVPRDRGASWDFEDVRDFYVREVFGEDPAAVRRVDPERYLELGRLAVAEAMLRCFGFWRRAESGCRGALVLAGKDARPGAGWGLLDVDGAPKAALQALRRVWAAQSVVLSDEGLSGIRVDVHNDTATAAGGELILAATDATGQLVAEAHRDIEVPAHSSLTFVDSQLSGVFRDLSHAFRFGPPTADAVEAVVRLGEPARVLRDALVVHPRGTQVHTGLRAVAEHVDGSWELEISAGVALRYVSIDAPGWRTSDNYFHLAAGRPYRVRLTADTEPSAQPGGAVGSPDSHARAVIEVPQ; from the coding sequence GTGCTGGATCGCTGGCAGGTCGTCCGCACCCGGGCGGGCGAATTCGGCAAACCGGAGGAGCTGGCCGAACTGTGGCCGGACGGGCTCGAACTCGACGGTGCCGCGCCGGTCGCCACCCTGGCCCCGGTTGACGACGACCATGACTGGTGGCATCGCGCGACACTGCTGGCCGACGAGCCGGTGGTCGTGGAGTTCGCCGGGTTGAGCTTTCCGGCAACGGTTTTCGTCGACGGGCAGCAGGCCGCTCAGTGCGTGTCGATGTTCCTGCCGGTGCGGGTTCCCGTCGGGCCCGGTGCGCACGACATCGCGGTGTGCTTCCACGCTCTCAACGGGTGGCTGACCACTCGGCGGCCGCGTGGGCGCTGGCGATCGAGCCTCGTCGGTCCGCCCGGCCTGCGCTGGGCTCGCACGACCCTGCTGGGCCGCGCCCCGGTCTACGGCGACGTACCGGTCCCGATCGGCTTCTGGCGTCCGGTGACCGTCACTGCCCAGCGGGCGGTGCTCGACATCGTCGTCACCCCCGATCCCGACAGCGGGATCGTTGAAGTCACCGGCAGTGCGCCGGGCGGGGAGCTGGCCTACACGATCGAGGGGCCCGATGGCCTCGTGGTCACCGACGGCCGTGCCCCCGTCACCAATTGCGTATTCACCATCCGGGAACAGATCACGGCGCCCGAGCTGTGGTGGCCCCGCGGCTACGGCCCGCAGCCGCTGTACCGCCTGCGGCTGAGCCTCGACGGCCACCAGATCGCGCCGCGCACGTTCGGCTTCCGCTCGCTGAGCGCCCTCGAGACCGACGGCGGCTTCGGGTTGCGCGTCAACGGTGTCGACGTGTTCTGTCGCGGCGCGACCTGGTTCCCACCTGATCCGGTGGCCCTGACCGTGGACGACGCGACGCTGCGCGGCCAGGTCAGCGCCCTCGCCGACGCCGGGGCGAACATGATCCGCATCGTCGGTGGGCTGGTCCCCGAGCAGCCGGAGTTCTTCGAGATCTGCGCCGAACTCGGCGTGCTGGTGTGGCAGGACGCCATGCTGGCCACCTTCGATCCGCCAGCCGAGCTGACCGGGGTGATCGTCGAGGAGGTCACCACCATCCTTCGGGCCGCCGCCGGAAACCCGGCCCTGGCCGTCGTCAGCGGCGGCAGCGAGACCCTGCAGCGACCGGAGATGCTCGGACTCGACGCCGGCGCCCGCGCGATCGACCTGATCGACGTGGCCCTTCCCGAGGCCGTCGCGCAGACGGCGGCGGTTGCCTACGTGTGCTCGAGTCCGGCGCCGCCCCCAGGTGGCGACGACCTCGCGATCCGGCCGGACACCGGTGTCGCGCACTGGTTCGGAGTGGGCGGGTATCTGCGGCCGCTGTCCGATGTGCGCACCGCGGGGGTCCGCTTCGCCGCCGAGTGCCTGGCATTCGCCAATCCGCCGTCGGCCGCGGCCGTCGAACGGCACTTCGGGTCGGCTGCCGTCGCCGGCCACGACCCACGTTGGAAAGCCGGCGTGCCGCGCGACCGCGGCGCGTCATGGGATTTCGAGGACGTCCGCGACTTCTACGTCCGCGAGGTCTTCGGCGAGGACCCTGCCGCGGTCCGGCGAGTCGACCCGGAGCGTTATCTGGAGCTCGGCCGACTGGCCGTCGCCGAGGCCATGCTGCGGTGCTTCGGCTTCTGGCGGCGCGCCGAGTCGGGTTGCCGGGGTGCGCTGGTGCTCGCCGGCAAGGACGCCCGTCCCGGTGCCGGGTGGGGATTACTCGATGTCGACGGCGCGCCGAAAGCGGCGCTGCAGGCGTTGCGCCGGGTCTGGGCTGCCCAGTCGGTGGTGCTCTCCGACGAGGGGTTGTCCGGTATCCGCGTCGACGTCCACAACGACACCGCGACCGCAGCGGGCGGTGAACTGATCCTGGCCGCCACCGATGCCACCGGACAGCTCGTCGCCGAGGCGCACCGGGACATCGAGGTGCCTGCGCACTCGTCGCTGACATTCGTCGACTCGCAGCTGTCGGGGGTGTTCCGCGACCTGTCGCACGCTTTCCGGTTCGGACCGCCCACCGCAGACGCGGTCGAAGCCGTGGTGCGACTGGGCGAGCCTGCGCGGGTGCTGCGCGACGCGCTCGTCGTCCACCCACGCGGCACGCAGGTCCACACCGGTCTTCGCGCGGTCGCCGAGCACGTCGACGGATCCTGGGAACTGGAGATCAGCGCGGGCGTCGCGCTGCGCTACGTCTCGATCGACGCCCCCGGCTGGCGAACGTCGGACAACTACTTCCACCTGGCTGCCGGCCGGCCCTATCGGGTGCGACTCACCGCCGACACCGAGCCCAGCGCGCAGCCGGGCGGCGCGGTCGGTTCACCTGACTCCCACGCGCGCGCCGTCATCGAGGTTCCGCAGTGA
- a CDS encoding glycosyltransferase family 2 protein yields the protein MSAPAISLVCSTVGRPEALKHQLDALTAGEMAEQVEFVLIDQSDDQLCAQLLRDYDPPGPWHVTTSGRGLSVGRNVGLALATAPIVAFPDDNCWYGSDTVRRVLSVFAERPDLQGLSAKQVDADGSPSMLRWLDHEVEISRTNFMRTSISSTLFLRRDALPSVAPFDEGIGAGSPGWRGAGEESDLILRMLAAGSKLLYRPDIVVYSADDRAEPDEDYVDKMLRYGVGLGHLWRKHRLPASLLVYYSARKVVGTAVRAARGDRIRSRADRAYLRGTLAGWRGRNP from the coding sequence ATGAGCGCTCCGGCCATCTCCCTGGTCTGTAGCACAGTCGGGCGGCCGGAAGCGCTCAAGCACCAACTGGACGCGCTGACCGCGGGGGAAATGGCCGAGCAGGTCGAGTTCGTGCTCATTGACCAGAGCGATGACCAACTCTGTGCCCAGCTGCTTCGCGACTACGACCCGCCCGGACCGTGGCACGTCACCACCAGCGGACGGGGCCTCTCAGTGGGACGTAACGTCGGCCTCGCGCTGGCCACCGCGCCGATCGTCGCCTTCCCCGATGACAACTGCTGGTACGGATCGGATACCGTCCGCAGGGTGCTCTCCGTGTTCGCAGAACGTCCCGACCTCCAGGGGCTGTCGGCCAAGCAGGTCGACGCCGACGGGTCGCCGTCGATGCTGCGCTGGCTGGATCACGAGGTCGAGATCAGCCGGACTAACTTCATGCGGACCTCGATCAGCAGCACTTTGTTCCTTCGCCGCGACGCCCTGCCGTCTGTGGCCCCGTTCGACGAAGGCATCGGTGCAGGCTCGCCCGGCTGGCGTGGAGCGGGCGAAGAATCGGATCTGATACTTCGCATGTTGGCTGCCGGGTCGAAGCTGCTGTACCGGCCCGATATCGTCGTCTACTCGGCCGATGACCGGGCAGAACCTGACGAGGACTACGTGGACAAGATGTTGCGCTACGGTGTCGGCCTCGGACACCTGTGGCGCAAGCATCGACTGCCCGCGAGCCTGCTGGTCTATTACTCCGCCCGCAAGGTGGTGGGTACCGCTGTGCGCGCGGCGCGCGGCGACCGCATTCGCTCCCGGGCCGACCGCGCCTATCTGCGCGGCACGCTCGCCGGCTGGCGGGGCAGAAACCCGTGA